Proteins from a single region of Hermetia illucens chromosome 3, iHerIll2.2.curated.20191125, whole genome shotgun sequence:
- the LOC119651699 gene encoding uncharacterized protein LOC119651699 isoform X2, translating to MSDLDKYEARKIRKRIEIKQGNLNLLLPEIRFLQFVEELEYFQQIIEGVDTDGPTSHVQLHLARTQFEVLQNKYRELLKFLTENSKRIEQHSKDTLLKDLFEAVRESTLFLIANFQNFCLQIEASTEFIYNIRTILWIYDLLSNLKADIGTVKENFSNIQRSANRRRVKETFIHIYTEALATSSLKFEHLAKSFPKLGSFSGHRLRFTTYRVAMSEASKSGDEHIKQPEQEETEKSNKDKQPQVAEGTQSEVTTDPQQDTAKEPPPKATEESIAAATKETQAETADVPPVDTITKPQLELTESHELDVIEKPQPETAEGQQPEITDEIKIEATVKSQQVVTEKEKEGDQNDIQDYTDERNDIKEQEENTIKSDVTESKEAAENPAEVGYEEEGIAGADDSSDLKTPSNFSLTSLRVQAQEELRAEMQTHKLKIENALTELTNLENKLVDLNKIILQRKRSFKRNLEEIEKQKRVIADEIEVLEDDKPRRLQDVAVQIGQLTGLTEERIRDLEKQKDDIKNRSLVQASKLSEAARELLAFESSKIQNLKQLLQETMEETEKDEIQASIYLVKRTFAEELGVLKKIQNVENFQVDDHGVFYFDKTKTKTYVTSVGSAYLRDSGTIGPRGESASFETSCTSSEVASRLDTQKVRASIDQNASESSSFTSQITVEETKDQLPLDSESYIKYTLGKPLRQALAAITIYQPSDPINYLANYLLQYRYNALRNIQRQQDFENLAVQRERYAEKVQLENMRRENMKKPCNPCVQPPAEKYF from the exons ATGAGCGATTTGGACAAATACGAAGCTCGAAAAATACGGAAAAGAATAGAAATAAAGCAGGGCAATCTCAACTTGCTTCTGCCCGAAATAAGGTTTCTCCAGTTTGTCGAAGAATTAGAATACTTCCAGCAAATAATCGAAGGTGTCGATACAGACGGACCCACTTCACATGTCCAATTACATCTGGCCCGTACTCAGTTCGAAGTTCTGCAAAATAAATACAGGGAGCTTTTGAAATTCTTAACGGAAAATTCAAAACGTATTGAACAACATTCAAAGGACACTCTATTGAAAGATTTATTCGAAGCAGTCCGTGAGTCGACATTGTTTCTTATtgcaaactttcaaaatttctgCTTACAAATAGAAGCGTCAActgaatttatttataatataagAACGATTTTGTGGATTTATGACTTATTATCGAACTTGAAGGCTGATATAGGTacagtcaaggagaatttctcAAATATACAGAGGAGTGCTAACAGACGAAGGGTGAAAGAGActtttattcatatttataCCGAAGCACTTGCTACTAGTAGCCTAAAATTCGAGCATTTGGCCAAATCGTTTCCGAAACTCGGCAGCTTTTCAGGGCATCGACTGCGGTTTACAACATATAGAGTTGCTATGTCCGAAGCAAGCAAGTCTGGCGATGAACATATCAAACAACCTGAACAAGAAGAAACTGAAAAAAGTAACAAAGACAAGCAGCCGCAGGTTGCCGAAGGGACACAATCTGAAGTTACTACAGATCCACAACAGGATACTGCCAAAGAACCCCCGCCAAAAGCCACTGAGGAGTCGATCGCAGCTGCAACCAAGGAAACGCAGGCAGAGACGGCCGATGTACCACCAGTAGATACTATTACAAAACCACAACTAGAGTTGACTGAAAGCCATGAACTAGATGTTATCGAAAAACCACAACCAGAGACTGCCGAAGGACAGCAACCCGAAATTACCGacgaaataaaaatagaagctACCGTAAAGTCTCAACAAGTGGtgactgaaaaagaaaaagaag GCGACCAGAATGATATTCAAGATTATACAGATGAGAGAAATGATATAAAAGAGCAGGAAGAGAATACCATTAAATCAGATGTGACCGAGTCCAAGGAGGCCGCGGAAAATCCCGCAGAAGTTGGTTATGAGGAAGAAGGTATAGCAGGCGCAGACGATTCGAGCGATCTTAAAACCCCCTCTAATTTCTCTCTTACATCATTAAGAGTTCAAGCACAGGAAGAATTACGAGCTGAAATGCAAAcacataaattaaaaattgaaaatgctcTTACTGAACTAACAAACCTTGAGAATAAATTAGTTGATCTGAATAAGATAATTCTCCAACGAAAACGTTCTTTCAAACGAAACCTTGAAGAAATAGAAAAGCAAAAGCGAGTTATTGCTGATGAGATTGAAGTTTTGGAAGATGATAAACCTAGAAGACTGCAAGATGTTGCCGTTCAAATAGGCCAGTTGACGGGTTTAACGGAAGAGCGTATCCGGGATCTCGAAAAGCAAAAAGACGATATCAAAAATCGTTCATTAGTACAAGCATCTAAATTAAGTGAAGCAGCCCGAGAACTTTTGGCGTTCGaatcatcaaaaattcaaaatttaaaacaacTCTTACAAGAAACTATGGAAGAAACAGAGAAAGATGAAATTCAGGCTAGTATATACCTTGTAAAAAGAACATTCGCTGAGGAGTTGGGagtgttaaaaaaaattcaaaatgttgaaaatttccaagTAGATGACCACGGTGTCTTTTATTTTgacaaaacaaaaacgaaaactTATGTTACTTCGGTAGGTAGTGCATATCTACGTGATAGTGGTACCATTGGACCCCGAGGAGAAAGCGCTTCGTTTGAAACAAGTTGCacgtcatctgaagtggcttcccGTTTGGACACACAGAAGGTGAGAGCCTCTATTGACCAAAATGCATCGGAATCATCGTCGTTTACTTCTCAGATaacagtggaagaaaccaaag ATCAACTGCCACTGGATAGCGAAAGTTACATAAAATATACATTAGGGAAGCCACTTCGTCAAGCATTAGCAGCCATCACAATTTATCAACCAAGTGATCCTATTAATTATTTAGCTAATTATTTACTCCAATACCGATACAATGCACTACGAAATATTCAGCGTCAACAAGATTTTGAAAATCTGGCTGTTCAGCGTGAGCGTTATGCGGAGAAAGTACAATTG GAAAATATGCGACGCGAGAATATGAAGAAACCTTGCAATCCTTGTGTTCAACCACCGGCTGAAAAATACTTTTAA
- the LOC119651699 gene encoding uncharacterized protein LOC119651699 isoform X1, whose protein sequence is MSDLDKYEARKIRKRIEIKQGNLNLLLPEIRFLQFVEELEYFQQIIEGVDTDGPTSHVQLHLARTQFEVLQNKYRELLKFLTENSKRIEQHSKDTLLKDLFEAVRESTLFLIANFQNFCLQIEASTEFIYNIRTILWIYDLLSNLKADIGTVKENFSNIQRSANRRRVKETFIHIYTEALATSSLKFEHLAKSFPKLGSFSGHRLRFTTYRVAMSEASKSGDEHIKQPEQEETEKSNKDKQPQVAEGTQSEVTTDPQQDTAKEPPPKATEESIAAATKETQAETADVPPVDTITKPQLELTESHELDVIEKPQPETAEGQQPEITDEIKIEATVKSQQVVTEKEKEGNILNSNVDTQIKAEFPQGDQNDIQDYTDERNDIKEQEENTIKSDVTESKEAAENPAEVGYEEEGIAGADDSSDLKTPSNFSLTSLRVQAQEELRAEMQTHKLKIENALTELTNLENKLVDLNKIILQRKRSFKRNLEEIEKQKRVIADEIEVLEDDKPRRLQDVAVQIGQLTGLTEERIRDLEKQKDDIKNRSLVQASKLSEAARELLAFESSKIQNLKQLLQETMEETEKDEIQASIYLVKRTFAEELGVLKKIQNVENFQVDDHGVFYFDKTKTKTYVTSVGSAYLRDSGTIGPRGESASFETSCTSSEVASRLDTQKVRASIDQNASESSSFTSQITVEETKDQLPLDSESYIKYTLGKPLRQALAAITIYQPSDPINYLANYLLQYRYNALRNIQRQQDFENLAVQRERYAEKVQLENMRRENMKKPCNPCVQPPAEKYF, encoded by the exons ATGAGCGATTTGGACAAATACGAAGCTCGAAAAATACGGAAAAGAATAGAAATAAAGCAGGGCAATCTCAACTTGCTTCTGCCCGAAATAAGGTTTCTCCAGTTTGTCGAAGAATTAGAATACTTCCAGCAAATAATCGAAGGTGTCGATACAGACGGACCCACTTCACATGTCCAATTACATCTGGCCCGTACTCAGTTCGAAGTTCTGCAAAATAAATACAGGGAGCTTTTGAAATTCTTAACGGAAAATTCAAAACGTATTGAACAACATTCAAAGGACACTCTATTGAAAGATTTATTCGAAGCAGTCCGTGAGTCGACATTGTTTCTTATtgcaaactttcaaaatttctgCTTACAAATAGAAGCGTCAActgaatttatttataatataagAACGATTTTGTGGATTTATGACTTATTATCGAACTTGAAGGCTGATATAGGTacagtcaaggagaatttctcAAATATACAGAGGAGTGCTAACAGACGAAGGGTGAAAGAGActtttattcatatttataCCGAAGCACTTGCTACTAGTAGCCTAAAATTCGAGCATTTGGCCAAATCGTTTCCGAAACTCGGCAGCTTTTCAGGGCATCGACTGCGGTTTACAACATATAGAGTTGCTATGTCCGAAGCAAGCAAGTCTGGCGATGAACATATCAAACAACCTGAACAAGAAGAAACTGAAAAAAGTAACAAAGACAAGCAGCCGCAGGTTGCCGAAGGGACACAATCTGAAGTTACTACAGATCCACAACAGGATACTGCCAAAGAACCCCCGCCAAAAGCCACTGAGGAGTCGATCGCAGCTGCAACCAAGGAAACGCAGGCAGAGACGGCCGATGTACCACCAGTAGATACTATTACAAAACCACAACTAGAGTTGACTGAAAGCCATGAACTAGATGTTATCGAAAAACCACAACCAGAGACTGCCGAAGGACAGCAACCCGAAATTACCGacgaaataaaaatagaagctACCGTAAAGTCTCAACAAGTGGtgactgaaaaagaaaaagaaggtaaTATTTTAAATTCTAATGTTGATACACAGATCAAAGCTGAATTTCCACAAGGCGACCAGAATGATATTCAAGATTATACAGATGAGAGAAATGATATAAAAGAGCAGGAAGAGAATACCATTAAATCAGATGTGACCGAGTCCAAGGAGGCCGCGGAAAATCCCGCAGAAGTTGGTTATGAGGAAGAAGGTATAGCAGGCGCAGACGATTCGAGCGATCTTAAAACCCCCTCTAATTTCTCTCTTACATCATTAAGAGTTCAAGCACAGGAAGAATTACGAGCTGAAATGCAAAcacataaattaaaaattgaaaatgctcTTACTGAACTAACAAACCTTGAGAATAAATTAGTTGATCTGAATAAGATAATTCTCCAACGAAAACGTTCTTTCAAACGAAACCTTGAAGAAATAGAAAAGCAAAAGCGAGTTATTGCTGATGAGATTGAAGTTTTGGAAGATGATAAACCTAGAAGACTGCAAGATGTTGCCGTTCAAATAGGCCAGTTGACGGGTTTAACGGAAGAGCGTATCCGGGATCTCGAAAAGCAAAAAGACGATATCAAAAATCGTTCATTAGTACAAGCATCTAAATTAAGTGAAGCAGCCCGAGAACTTTTGGCGTTCGaatcatcaaaaattcaaaatttaaaacaacTCTTACAAGAAACTATGGAAGAAACAGAGAAAGATGAAATTCAGGCTAGTATATACCTTGTAAAAAGAACATTCGCTGAGGAGTTGGGagtgttaaaaaaaattcaaaatgttgaaaatttccaagTAGATGACCACGGTGTCTTTTATTTTgacaaaacaaaaacgaaaactTATGTTACTTCGGTAGGTAGTGCATATCTACGTGATAGTGGTACCATTGGACCCCGAGGAGAAAGCGCTTCGTTTGAAACAAGTTGCacgtcatctgaagtggcttcccGTTTGGACACACAGAAGGTGAGAGCCTCTATTGACCAAAATGCATCGGAATCATCGTCGTTTACTTCTCAGATaacagtggaagaaaccaaag ATCAACTGCCACTGGATAGCGAAAGTTACATAAAATATACATTAGGGAAGCCACTTCGTCAAGCATTAGCAGCCATCACAATTTATCAACCAAGTGATCCTATTAATTATTTAGCTAATTATTTACTCCAATACCGATACAATGCACTACGAAATATTCAGCGTCAACAAGATTTTGAAAATCTGGCTGTTCAGCGTGAGCGTTATGCGGAGAAAGTACAATTG GAAAATATGCGACGCGAGAATATGAAGAAACCTTGCAATCCTTGTGTTCAACCACCGGCTGAAAAATACTTTTAA